From one Streptomyces sp. ICC1 genomic stretch:
- a CDS encoding ABC transporter permease, translated as MSFLRFAARRLAEMAATLLGASFVIFGALYLAPGNPASFLLGGRSASPEALQAINEHYHLDDPFAERYLHWLGQVVQGDFGRSITYRTDVSRLLADRLPNTLMLISMALVLVLVFGLILGWTGAVRGGSTDSAILVTTTFAIGTPSFVAAVLLQGLFAVRLHWFPTGGTGDGFGQMLWHLTLPAVALALYLIGMLARVTRAAMLDVLGQEHVTVARSRGVRDSLVIRRHVFRNALGTVLTTGGLIVSTLLVCTVLVESAFSVGGIGQLLELSTTTKDFPTVQAISLIMVALFMTVNLVVDLLHPLVDPRVSLDPSKKAA; from the coding sequence ATGAGCTTCCTGCGCTTCGCCGCACGCCGGCTGGCCGAAATGGCGGCCACCCTGCTCGGCGCCTCCTTCGTGATCTTCGGCGCCCTGTACCTGGCCCCCGGCAACCCGGCGAGCTTCCTCCTCGGGGGCCGCTCCGCCTCCCCGGAGGCCCTGCAGGCGATCAACGAGCACTACCACCTGGACGACCCGTTCGCGGAGCGGTACCTGCACTGGCTCGGGCAGGTCGTCCAGGGCGACTTCGGCCGCTCGATCACCTACCGCACCGACGTGTCGCGGCTGCTGGCGGACCGCCTGCCCAACACCCTGATGCTGATCTCGATGGCGCTCGTACTGGTCCTCGTGTTCGGGCTGATCCTGGGCTGGACCGGCGCGGTCCGCGGCGGGAGCACCGACTCGGCGATCCTGGTGACGACCACCTTCGCCATCGGCACCCCGTCGTTCGTCGCCGCCGTCCTGCTGCAGGGCCTGTTCGCGGTGCGGCTGCACTGGTTCCCCACCGGGGGAACCGGCGACGGGTTCGGGCAGATGCTGTGGCACCTGACCCTGCCGGCCGTCGCGCTGGCGCTCTACCTGATCGGCATGCTCGCCCGCGTCACGCGCGCCGCGATGCTCGACGTCCTGGGCCAGGAGCACGTCACGGTCGCCCGGAGCCGGGGGGTCCGCGACAGCCTGGTCATCCGGCGCCACGTGTTCCGCAACGCCCTGGGCACCGTGCTCACCACCGGCGGGCTCATCGTCTCCACCCTGCTCGTCTGCACCGTCCTGGTGGAATCGGCGTTCAGCGTGGGCGGCATCGGCCAGCTCCTCGAACTGTCCACCACCACCAAGGACTTCCCCACCGTGCAGGCCATCTCCCTCATCATGGTCGCGCTGTTCATGACGGTGAACCTCGTCGTGGACCTGCTCCACCCGCTGGTCGACCCCCGGGTCTCCCTCGACCCCTCGAAGAAGGCCGCGTGA
- a CDS encoding ABC transporter permease: MSAVLVRRPGLSRFRTTRAPLSVLCAGFVAVVVLVAVLAPWITPYDPNTADLGNALAGPSADHLLGVDASGRDTLSRLILGARTSLLGPLGVVAFSTAAGVAIGTAAAWRGGWLDSVLSRSTELVFAFPGMLLAILIVSVYGEGLLAPVIALAIAYLPYVSRLTRSLVLAERSRPYVEAYRVQGHSGAQICLRHVIPAVMPVVLAQSTINFGYALIDLAGLSFLGLGVPALTPDWGRMVFDGNAAIQAGYPLSAVVPCVAIVLTVVAFNVVGERWADKVARRTP, encoded by the coding sequence GTGAGTGCCGTCCTGGTGCGCCGGCCGGGCCTCTCCCGGTTCCGGACCACTCGCGCCCCCCTCTCCGTGCTCTGCGCCGGGTTCGTCGCCGTCGTCGTCCTCGTCGCGGTGCTCGCCCCCTGGATCACCCCCTACGATCCCAACACCGCCGACCTGGGCAACGCCCTCGCGGGCCCTTCCGCCGACCACCTCCTCGGGGTCGACGCCTCCGGCCGCGACACGCTGTCGCGGCTGATCCTGGGAGCCCGCACCTCCCTCCTCGGCCCGCTCGGCGTGGTCGCCTTCTCCACCGCGGCCGGCGTGGCCATCGGCACCGCCGCCGCGTGGCGGGGCGGCTGGCTTGACTCGGTCCTGTCCCGCAGCACCGAGCTGGTCTTCGCCTTCCCCGGCATGCTGCTCGCCATCCTGATCGTCTCGGTGTACGGCGAGGGGCTGCTCGCCCCCGTCATCGCCCTGGCCATCGCCTACCTGCCCTACGTCAGTCGGCTCACCCGCTCCCTCGTCCTGGCCGAACGCTCCCGCCCGTACGTGGAGGCCTACCGGGTGCAGGGCCACTCGGGGGCGCAGATCTGCCTGCGCCACGTCATCCCCGCCGTCATGCCCGTCGTCCTGGCCCAGTCCACGATCAACTTCGGCTACGCCCTGATCGACCTGGCCGGGCTCTCCTTCCTCGGGCTGGGCGTACCGGCCCTGACCCCCGACTGGGGCCGCATGGTCTTCGACGGCAACGCCGCCATCCAGGCCGGGTACCCGCTCTCGGCGGTCGTGCCGTGTGTGGCCATCGTGCTGACCGTGGTCGCCTTCAACGTCGTCGGCGAGCGCTGGGCCGACAAGGTAGCCAGGAGGACCCCATGA
- a CDS encoding ABC transporter ATP-binding protein: MSPVHTLEIQGLRLRLPDTARPVLDGVDLAVGPRETVALVGESGSGKSLTSRSVLGLLPGGARAEGRVRVVGDDVLTMTPAQLRVLRTGTAAMIFQDPRAAVNPMRRVGDFLTESLRLNAKASKATAEERAVEMLEAVGLTAGALRKYPGQLSGGMLQRVVIAAALMGDPALILADEPTTALDVTTQAEVVALLGDLRERFGTGLLFVTHDLGLAAAISDRVYVMYAGRIVETGPADELFTRPRHPYTVALLDSTPRLDGPRGRLAAIDGRPPGLREELTGCPFAARCAFATDVCTREAPELLPVAGEPGRLTSCHHGDLVARAERDRAERTERTDGTEGTERKELHS, encoded by the coding sequence ATGAGCCCGGTGCACACCCTTGAGATCCAGGGGCTGCGGCTGCGCCTGCCGGACACCGCCCGGCCCGTCCTGGACGGGGTCGACCTCGCCGTCGGCCCCCGCGAGACGGTCGCGCTGGTCGGCGAGTCCGGATCCGGCAAGAGCCTCACCTCGCGGAGCGTGCTGGGGCTGCTGCCCGGGGGCGCCCGGGCGGAGGGCCGGGTGCGGGTGGTCGGCGATGACGTGCTGACGATGACGCCCGCGCAGCTGCGGGTGCTGCGGACCGGCACGGCGGCCATGATCTTCCAGGATCCCCGGGCGGCCGTGAACCCGATGCGCCGCGTCGGCGACTTCCTCACCGAGAGCCTGCGGCTGAACGCCAAGGCGTCCAAGGCGACCGCCGAGGAGCGGGCGGTGGAGATGCTGGAGGCCGTCGGCCTCACGGCGGGGGCGCTGCGCAAGTATCCCGGCCAGTTGTCCGGCGGGATGCTGCAACGGGTCGTGATCGCGGCCGCGTTGATGGGCGATCCCGCCCTGATCCTCGCCGACGAGCCCACCACGGCTCTGGACGTCACCACCCAGGCCGAGGTGGTCGCCCTCCTCGGTGATCTGCGCGAACGCTTCGGCACCGGGCTGCTGTTCGTCACGCACGACCTCGGACTCGCCGCCGCGATCAGCGACCGCGTGTACGTGATGTACGCGGGCCGGATCGTGGAAACGGGCCCGGCCGACGAGCTGTTCACCCGGCCCCGCCACCCGTACACGGTGGCGCTGCTGGACTCCACCCCGCGCCTGGACGGGCCGCGGGGGCGGCTCGCCGCCATCGACGGCCGGCCCCCGGGCCTGCGCGAGGAGCTCACCGGTTGCCCCTTCGCGGCGCGCTGCGCGTTCGCCACCGACGTGTGCACGCGCGAGGCACCGGAGCTCCTCCCGGTCGCCGGCGAGCCGGGCCGGCTGACCTCCTGCCACCACGGCGACCTGGTCGCGCGGGCTGAACGGGACCGCGCGGAGCGTACGGAGCGTACGGACGGCACGGAAGGTACGGAACGGAAGGAACTCCACTCATGA
- a CDS encoding ABC transporter ATP-binding protein yields MTTTTATAAKTVLEVAGLYRSFGGVRAVDDVSFVLPEGGSLGIVGESGSGKTTTARIVVGLERADTGRVLIHGRDRGEHRRGKAGRLERAREIQMVFQDPFLSLDPRTTVGGALWETLKLHFPGTDHTRRITELLDQVGLGAREADALPRRLSGGQRQRVAIARALAVEPSVLVLDEAVAALDVSVQAQILNLLFDIREQTGIGYLFITHDLGVVRCVTDEVIVMRNGRIVEAGPTAQVLADPQHPYTRLLLESVPRPGWDPRGIAAARRAL; encoded by the coding sequence ATGACGACGACGACGGCGACCGCGGCGAAGACCGTCCTGGAAGTCGCGGGCCTGTACCGGTCCTTCGGCGGTGTCCGGGCCGTGGACGACGTGTCGTTCGTGCTGCCCGAGGGCGGCTCCCTGGGCATCGTCGGCGAATCGGGGTCGGGCAAGACGACCACCGCCCGCATCGTGGTAGGCCTGGAGCGCGCGGACACGGGCCGGGTCCTGATCCACGGCCGCGACCGGGGCGAGCACCGGCGCGGCAAGGCCGGGCGCCTGGAGCGGGCCCGGGAGATCCAGATGGTCTTCCAGGACCCCTTCCTGTCCCTGGACCCGCGCACCACGGTGGGCGGAGCGCTGTGGGAGACCCTGAAGCTGCACTTCCCCGGCACCGACCACACCCGCCGGATCACCGAACTGCTCGACCAGGTCGGCCTCGGGGCCCGCGAGGCCGACGCCCTGCCCCGACGGCTCTCGGGCGGGCAGCGCCAGCGCGTCGCGATCGCCCGGGCGCTGGCGGTCGAACCGTCCGTCCTCGTCCTGGACGAGGCGGTGGCCGCCCTGGACGTCTCGGTGCAGGCGCAGATCCTGAACCTGCTCTTCGACATCCGCGAACAGACCGGCATCGGCTACCTGTTCATCACCCACGACCTCGGCGTCGTCCGCTGTGTCACCGATGAAGTGATCGTCATGCGGAACGGCCGGATCGTGGAGGCGGGACCGACGGCACAGGTCCTCGCCGACCCCCAGCACCCTTACACGCGCCTGCTCCTGGAGTCCGTACCCCGCCCGGGGTGGGACCCGCGGGGCATCGCCGCCGCGCGCCGCGCCTTGTGA
- a CDS encoding agmatine deiminase family protein, whose protein sequence is MNEHTVRTLDRRGFLTAAGVTAAGAAIAAVGGQAFAAVRPSAAAAAGSFAVPIDTVRHTRTWMAWPDSSAIWGRQLAGVQANIALIAKTIAKYEPVVMCANSASVSKARSACGSAVTVISTIPVDDCWMRDSGPVFRTNGAGGLDAVGLNFNGWGNQQTHAKDSLVAGRVAAYAGVPFSTAGFIGEGGAVETDGAGTLMATRSSLINPDRNPSLSQAQLEAAMCAAFGASKVVWFKGVLGRDITDDHVDATSRFLSEGSGLVQWPLASDTDAWSKDARQQFQILSTTTNAQGHPVAVTKIQGPNYDKIRSTSPDFVAAYANYYVCNGAVISSQFGDASADAAARVTLQRAFPGRTIEQLNTDSLGAGGGGIHCVTQQQPVP, encoded by the coding sequence ATGAACGAGCACACCGTACGGACTCTGGACAGACGGGGTTTCCTGACCGCGGCGGGCGTCACCGCCGCCGGCGCCGCCATCGCGGCGGTCGGCGGGCAGGCCTTCGCGGCCGTCCGCCCGTCGGCTGCGGCCGCCGCCGGGAGCTTCGCCGTCCCGATCGACACCGTCCGGCACACCCGGACCTGGATGGCGTGGCCCGACAGCTCCGCCATCTGGGGCCGCCAGCTGGCCGGCGTACAGGCGAACATAGCCCTCATCGCGAAGACCATCGCGAAGTACGAGCCGGTCGTCATGTGTGCCAACTCCGCGAGCGTCTCCAAGGCCAGGAGCGCCTGCGGTTCGGCCGTCACCGTCATCAGCACGATCCCGGTCGACGACTGCTGGATGCGCGACAGCGGCCCGGTGTTCCGTACCAACGGGGCGGGCGGCCTGGACGCGGTCGGCCTGAACTTCAACGGCTGGGGCAACCAGCAGACCCACGCCAAGGACTCCCTGGTCGCCGGCCGGGTCGCCGCCTACGCCGGAGTGCCGTTCTCCACCGCGGGCTTCATCGGCGAGGGCGGCGCGGTGGAGACGGACGGCGCCGGCACCCTCATGGCCACCCGCAGCTCCCTCATCAACCCGGACCGCAACCCGAGCCTCAGCCAGGCCCAGCTGGAAGCGGCCATGTGCGCCGCCTTCGGCGCCTCCAAGGTCGTCTGGTTCAAGGGCGTCCTCGGCCGGGACATCACCGACGACCACGTCGACGCGACGTCCCGGTTCCTCTCGGAGGGCTCGGGCCTGGTGCAGTGGCCGCTCGCCAGCGACACGGACGCCTGGTCTAAGGACGCGCGCCAGCAGTTCCAGATCCTGTCCACCACCACCAACGCCCAGGGGCACCCGGTCGCGGTCACCAAGATCCAGGGCCCGAACTACGACAAGATCCGCTCCACGAGCCCCGACTTCGTGGCCGCCTACGCCAACTACTACGTGTGCAACGGCGCGGTCATCTCCTCGCAGTTCGGTGACGCGAGCGCGGACGCCGCGGCCAGGGTCACCCTCCAGCGGGCCTTCCCGGGCCGGACCATCGAGCAGCTCAACACCGACAGCCTCGGCGCGGGCGGCGGCGGCATCCACTGCGTCACCCAGCAGCAGCCGGTCCCGTAA
- a CDS encoding pyridoxamine 5'-phosphate oxidase family protein yields MSNAPDSPPAAPTGSYAPTDLTVPGRMREWASYDRNLVHAILDEAFVCHLGFVRDGRPVVLPTLYARVGERLYLHGAVDSRPMRLAEAGGSRSDGEDSGLDVCVTVTHLDGLILGRSAFRHSVNYRSVVAHGRAHRVTDPEEKGRALRTIVEHVVPGRSADTRPPDARELDGVAVLRLDLNEVSAKSRVGGPNDEPGDAGLPHWSGQVPLIRGYGTPVPAADITPGVALPEYLMRLVRPAGPATA; encoded by the coding sequence ATGAGCAACGCCCCGGACAGCCCGCCCGCCGCCCCCACGGGGTCGTACGCGCCGACCGACCTGACCGTTCCGGGCCGGATGCGGGAGTGGGCTTCGTACGACCGGAACCTGGTGCACGCGATCCTCGACGAGGCGTTCGTCTGCCACCTGGGCTTCGTCCGCGACGGCAGGCCCGTGGTCCTGCCCACCCTGTACGCCCGGGTCGGCGAACGCCTCTACCTGCACGGCGCGGTGGACTCCCGGCCCATGCGGCTGGCCGAGGCGGGCGGGAGCCGGTCCGACGGGGAGGACTCCGGCCTGGACGTCTGCGTGACCGTCACCCACCTGGACGGGCTGATCCTGGGCCGGTCCGCCTTCCGGCACTCCGTCAACTACCGCTCCGTGGTCGCCCACGGCCGCGCGCACCGCGTGACCGATCCCGAGGAGAAGGGCCGGGCGCTCCGGACGATCGTGGAACACGTCGTCCCGGGCCGGTCCGCGGACACCCGCCCGCCCGACGCGCGGGAGCTCGACGGCGTCGCCGTCCTGCGCCTCGACCTGAACGAGGTCTCCGCGAAGTCCCGCGTCGGCGGGCCGAACGACGAGCCCGGGGACGCCGGCCTTCCGCACTGGTCGGGGCAGGTCCCGCTGATCCGGGGGTACGGCACGCCGGTCCCCGCGGCGGACATCACCCCCGGAGTCGCCCTGCCCGAGTACCTCATGCGGCTGGTCCGCCCCGCGGGACCGGCCACCGCCTGA
- a CDS encoding DMT family transporter — MLWFALPNALSVLSVTAAGVACYLAGDTAFRLVPGIRPVRFRALAVVPVLATAAAGMRLGAACQLTGLVLVLLGALAAEARAVGTAHAEAPAPPNPAAGRLDWRLRFAVLSAVWGFSFLLIKVGTEAYAPFQVALGRVSFGALALLGVLLIRRERLPRGRRTWAHLTVAALLLNALPFSLFAYAELTIPSSLAGICNATSPLWGMALSLVALSEDRPTRRRFAGLGLGFLGVLTVLGAWQGFSGVDAKGTVLALLASLSYPIGWIYIRRTMASTPGSPLAMTSAQLMIATVQLAVVSALFTSAPTSFPLWPTLSVIALGALGTGMALRMQYGLVAEVGPTTAQMVTYFIPVIATTAGVLLLDEQLHWNTPVGAAVVLAGAALSQPRRT, encoded by the coding sequence GTGCTCTGGTTTGCGCTCCCCAACGCCCTCTCCGTGCTGTCGGTGACGGCCGCCGGGGTCGCCTGCTACCTGGCCGGGGACACCGCTTTCCGGCTGGTGCCGGGGATCAGGCCGGTACGGTTCCGCGCGCTCGCGGTGGTGCCCGTACTGGCGACCGCGGCTGCGGGCATGCGGCTCGGGGCCGCCTGCCAGCTGACCGGGCTCGTCCTGGTGCTCCTGGGCGCGCTGGCGGCGGAGGCGCGCGCCGTGGGCACGGCCCACGCCGAGGCCCCCGCCCCGCCGAACCCCGCCGCCGGGCGGCTCGACTGGCGCCTGCGCTTCGCCGTCCTGTCCGCGGTCTGGGGCTTCAGCTTCCTCCTGATCAAGGTGGGCACGGAGGCGTACGCCCCCTTCCAAGTCGCCCTCGGCCGGGTCTCCTTCGGCGCGCTCGCCCTGCTCGGCGTCCTCCTGATCCGCCGCGAGCGACTCCCCCGGGGCCGGCGCACCTGGGCCCACCTGACGGTGGCGGCGCTGCTGCTCAACGCCCTGCCTTTCTCGCTCTTCGCGTACGCGGAGCTGACCATCCCCTCGAGCCTGGCCGGCATCTGCAACGCCACCTCGCCGCTGTGGGGCATGGCGCTCTCCCTGGTCGCCCTCTCCGAGGACCGCCCGACGCGCCGCCGCTTCGCGGGCCTGGGCCTCGGTTTCCTCGGCGTGCTCACCGTCCTCGGCGCCTGGCAGGGCTTCTCGGGCGTCGACGCCAAGGGCACCGTGCTCGCCCTGCTGGCCTCGCTCAGCTATCCGATCGGCTGGATCTACATCCGCCGTACGATGGCCTCCACCCCGGGCTCGCCGCTGGCCATGACGAGCGCCCAGCTCATGATCGCCACCGTCCAACTGGCCGTGGTGAGCGCCCTGTTCACCTCCGCCCCGACCTCCTTCCCGCTCTGGCCGACCCTGTCGGTGATCGCGCTCGGCGCGCTGGGCACGGGGATGGCGCTGCGGATGCAGTACGGCCTGGTCGCGGAGGTCGGCCCGACCACCGCGCAGATGGTCACCTACTTCATCCCGGTCATCGCGACGACGGCGGGCGTCCTGTTGCTGGACGAGCAGCTCCACTGGAACACCCCGGTCGGCGCGGCCGTCGTCCTGGCGGGCGCCGCCCTGAGCCAGCCCCGCCGCACCTGA
- a CDS encoding aminotransferase class I/II-fold pyridoxal phosphate-dependent enzyme: MLGDYLISGRRASDIAASVEAGVGSGALAPGTLLPPMRELAGVLGVNPNTVAAAYRTLRERGVIETDGRRGSRVRPRPATAPRDGMRMAVPAGVRDVTSGNPDVTLLPALGDALAVAARRYALEPTLYGQEPVVPELARLARAGLDADGVPAGAIAVTSGALDGIERVLAAHLRPGDAVAVEDPGWGSVLDLVPGLGLRVLPVAVDDDGPVPGSVARALEEGARALLVTARAQNPTGAAVSAERAAELRAVLSAHPEVLVIDDDHGHGIVDLPLHSLGGVTRHWALIRSTAKAYGPDLRLAVLTGDGVTLDRVRGRQRLGPGWVSRLLQYTVVELWNAGAVDPTAVARSYGARRDGLVAALAERGVRAQGRSGMNVWVPVADETAAVASLLGAGWAVSPGARFRVASVPAVRITVSGLDLSEVPGLAAAVAAAVRPAAGGRFD, encoded by the coding sequence GTGCTAGGAGACTATCTGATCAGCGGGCGCCGCGCATCGGACATCGCGGCCAGTGTCGAGGCGGGTGTCGGATCGGGCGCGCTCGCGCCGGGAACTCTGTTGCCCCCGATGCGGGAGCTCGCGGGCGTGCTGGGGGTGAACCCCAACACCGTGGCCGCGGCGTACCGGACGCTGCGCGAGCGCGGTGTCATCGAGACCGACGGGCGGCGCGGCAGCCGGGTGCGGCCCCGGCCGGCGACCGCGCCGCGCGACGGCATGCGGATGGCCGTGCCGGCGGGGGTGCGCGACGTCACCTCCGGCAACCCGGACGTGACGTTGCTGCCCGCGCTGGGCGACGCGCTGGCGGTCGCGGCGCGCCGCTACGCCCTGGAGCCCACCCTCTACGGGCAGGAGCCGGTCGTTCCGGAGCTGGCGCGGCTGGCCAGGGCGGGCCTGGACGCCGACGGGGTGCCGGCCGGTGCGATCGCGGTGACCTCGGGCGCGCTGGACGGCATCGAACGGGTGCTGGCCGCGCACCTGCGGCCCGGGGACGCGGTGGCGGTCGAGGACCCGGGGTGGGGGAGCGTGCTGGACCTGGTCCCGGGACTGGGGCTGCGGGTGCTCCCGGTGGCCGTGGACGACGACGGGCCGGTGCCCGGGTCAGTGGCGCGGGCGCTGGAGGAGGGCGCGCGGGCGCTGCTCGTGACGGCCCGCGCACAGAACCCGACCGGGGCGGCGGTGAGCGCGGAGCGGGCGGCGGAGCTGCGGGCGGTGCTGTCCGCGCACCCGGAGGTGCTCGTCATCGACGATGACCACGGGCACGGCATCGTGGACCTGCCGCTGCACTCGCTGGGCGGGGTGACCCGGCACTGGGCGCTGATCCGCTCCACGGCGAAGGCGTACGGACCGGACCTGCGGCTCGCGGTGCTGACCGGCGACGGCGTGACGCTCGACCGGGTGCGGGGGCGGCAGCGGCTGGGGCCGGGCTGGGTGAGCCGGCTGCTGCAGTACACGGTCGTGGAGCTGTGGAACGCGGGGGCGGTCGACCCCACGGCGGTCGCGCGGTCCTACGGGGCGCGGCGGGACGGCCTGGTCGCGGCGCTGGCGGAGCGGGGGGTGCGGGCCCAGGGGCGGAGCGGGATGAACGTGTGGGTGCCCGTCGCCGACGAGACGGCGGCGGTGGCGAGTCTGCTCGGCGCGGGCTGGGCGGTCTCGCCCGGGGCCCGGTTCCGGGTGGCGTCGGTGCCCGCCGTGCGGATCACGGTGTCGGGGCTGGACCTGTCGGAGGTGCCGGGGCTGGCGGCGGCGGTGGCCGCGGCCGTCCGCCCGGCGGCCGGCGGTCGCTTCGACTGA
- a CDS encoding pyridoxamine 5'-phosphate oxidase family protein encodes MSANPATTPTTETAAETEAAAGYAPTDRTVPTRSRDRARYDRETVHSILDEAYVCHLGFVRDGAPVVLPTLFGRVGETLYIHGSTGSRPLLAAGKADPGLPVCLTVTHVDGLVLARSAFHHSINYRSVVVHGTAYEVTDPDERRMALDALVDHVVPGRSADSRPANNKELAATAVIRLDLNEVSAKLRTGGPNDDPEDLGLPFWSGVVPVAPAYGTPVPAADLTPGMTTPDYVTAL; translated from the coding sequence ATGAGTGCCAACCCTGCCACGACGCCGACCACGGAAACGGCCGCGGAGACCGAGGCGGCCGCCGGGTACGCCCCGACCGACCGCACCGTCCCCACCCGGTCCCGGGACCGGGCGCGCTACGACCGCGAGACCGTCCACTCCATACTCGACGAGGCCTACGTCTGCCACCTCGGATTCGTCCGCGACGGCGCGCCGGTGGTCCTGCCGACCCTCTTCGGCCGGGTCGGCGAGACCCTCTACATCCACGGCTCCACCGGCTCCCGCCCCCTCCTCGCGGCCGGCAAGGCCGATCCGGGGCTGCCGGTCTGCCTGACCGTGACGCACGTCGACGGCCTGGTCCTGGCCCGCTCGGCCTTCCACCACTCGATCAACTACCGCTCGGTGGTCGTGCACGGCACCGCCTACGAGGTGACCGACCCGGACGAGCGCCGGATGGCGCTCGACGCCCTCGTCGACCACGTCGTGCCGGGCCGCTCCGCCGATTCGCGGCCGGCCAACAACAAGGAGCTCGCGGCCACCGCCGTGATCCGCCTCGACCTGAACGAGGTGTCCGCCAAGCTCCGCACCGGCGGGCCGAACGACGACCCCGAGGACCTGGGGCTGCCGTTCTGGTCCGGTGTGGTGCCGGTCGCGCCGGCGTACGGGACTCCGGTCCCGGCCGCCGACCTGACCCCGGGCATGACGACCCCGGACTACGTCACCGCGCTCTGA
- a CDS encoding EamA family transporter — MSNHSPAIGRSLLYLVVAGAAWGTAGAAASLLFLASDLGPLALSFWRCAGGLAVLLAVLALRRLRGGGPGARDGRADRAGAGAARAKPSVGSLIGTGLLFTLFQSAYFAAVRETGLAVGTVVTLGAGPVLIALGARHWMGERLGRGGTVAVGGALAGLAVLVLGSGGGEVRPLGVGWALLSAAGYGAMTLRARLLGQRGTGGDPLLTTVWSVGVGTVCLLPAALVEGLLPHTGEPVRVLWLLAYMATVPTALAYALYFSGAAAVRAATVSVIMLIEPVGAAAIAVLVLGERLTGAVVLGTVLLLAAVGALIAAESRRPADGAADGSAEGSADGPADGPADGPRERPADRVQSAVT, encoded by the coding sequence GTGTCGAACCATTCGCCCGCCATCGGGCGCAGTCTGCTGTACCTCGTCGTCGCCGGAGCCGCCTGGGGGACCGCCGGGGCGGCCGCCTCGCTGCTCTTCCTCGCCAGTGATCTCGGCCCGCTCGCCCTGTCGTTCTGGAGGTGCGCGGGCGGACTGGCGGTGCTGCTCGCCGTACTCGCCCTGCGCCGCCTGCGGGGCGGCGGACCCGGGGCGCGCGACGGCCGGGCGGACCGGGCCGGGGCGGGCGCGGCCCGGGCGAAGCCCTCGGTGGGGTCGCTCATCGGGACGGGGCTGCTCTTCACGCTCTTCCAGTCCGCCTACTTCGCCGCGGTGCGCGAGACGGGCCTCGCGGTCGGCACCGTGGTCACCCTCGGGGCCGGGCCCGTGCTCATCGCGCTCGGGGCCCGGCACTGGATGGGCGAGAGGCTCGGCCGGGGCGGGACCGTCGCCGTCGGCGGGGCGCTGGCCGGGCTGGCCGTGCTCGTCCTCGGCAGCGGCGGCGGCGAGGTGCGCCCGCTCGGTGTCGGCTGGGCGCTGCTGTCCGCGGCCGGATACGGGGCGATGACCCTGCGGGCCAGGCTGCTCGGGCAGCGCGGGACCGGCGGGGACCCGCTGCTCACCACCGTCTGGTCGGTCGGCGTGGGCACGGTGTGCCTGCTGCCGGCCGCCCTGGTGGAGGGGCTGCTGCCGCACACCGGCGAGCCCGTACGGGTGCTCTGGCTGCTCGCGTACATGGCCACCGTGCCGACCGCGCTCGCGTACGCCCTCTACTTCAGCGGGGCCGCCGCGGTGCGGGCCGCGACGGTGTCCGTGATCATGCTGATCGAGCCCGTCGGTGCGGCGGCGATCGCCGTCCTGGTGCTCGGGGAGCGGCTGACCGGCGCGGTGGTGCTGGGCACCGTACTGCTGCTCGCGGCGGTGGGGGCGCTGATCGCCGCCGAGTCGCGGCGCCCGGCGGACGGAGCGGCGGACGGGTCGGCCGAGGGGTCGGCGGACGGGCCTGCCGACGGGCCTGCCGACGGGCCGCGGGAGCGGCCCGCCGACCGGGTTCAGAGCGCGGTGACGTAG